One Candidatus Nitrososphaera evergladensis SR1 genomic window carries:
- a CDS encoding nuclear transport factor 2 family protein, translating into MKNDESSFKKHDNERFDARLDLGKVFDKHIQYEFENKDVDATMQTMTKEPYVHHVPVMTSGIGYEGVHNFYKDHFIGKMPADTKMERISRTVGKDHVVDELVISLTHDREIDFLLPSVKPTGKYLQIPVVVVMKFDEDGKIAHEHIYWDQASVLAQIGLLDAGVLPIVGLEQSRKLLELSKTE; encoded by the coding sequence GCGCGGCTAGACTTGGGCAAAGTCTTTGACAAGCATATCCAATACGAATTTGAAAATAAAGATGTAGATGCTACAATGCAGACAATGACGAAAGAGCCATACGTACACCATGTTCCCGTTATGACGAGTGGTATTGGATACGAGGGCGTCCATAATTTCTATAAAGACCATTTCATAGGAAAAATGCCTGCAGACACAAAGATGGAGCGCATCTCTCGTACGGTAGGAAAAGATCATGTAGTGGACGAGCTTGTTATTAGTCTTACACATGATAGAGAAATTGATTTTCTTCTCCCAAGCGTAAAACCTACAGGAAAGTATCTGCAGATTCCTGTTGTAGTAGTTATGAAATTTGATGAGGATGGCAAGATTGCACACGAGCACATCTATTGGGATCAAGCATCTGTTCTTGCCCAGATTGGCCTGCTTGACGCAGGTGTACTGCCCATAGTGGGATTGGAACAGTCAAGAAAGCTTCTTGAGCTATCTAAAACAGAATGA
- the dps gene encoding DNA protection during starvation protein: MSEDNHHNNDKINVVGINVLKQNGANVDEIVRLLVYNASVEFTAYYYFTNLRAHCTGLDGEGLKGVIEDARLEDLSHFESCIQRIYELGGTLPNDAMEFVRMSGCEFLQLPTPTTNIQEILKKCLAAEQGAIVNWNKLCNLTIGKDPATYEIAKDILKEEIEHEAWFLELIYGRPSGHMRRKYAGERPHTHKHSRALSQL; encoded by the coding sequence ATGAGCGAAGACAACCACCACAACAATGACAAGATAAACGTAGTAGGGATAAACGTGCTAAAGCAGAACGGGGCAAACGTGGACGAGATAGTAAGGCTCTTGGTGTACAATGCGTCAGTCGAGTTCACCGCGTACTATTACTTTACGAACCTGCGCGCGCACTGCACCGGCCTTGACGGCGAAGGGCTAAAGGGCGTCATCGAAGACGCGCGCCTTGAAGACCTGAGCCATTTCGAGTCGTGCATCCAGCGCATCTATGAGCTGGGAGGCACGCTGCCAAACGACGCGATGGAATTCGTAAGGATGTCCGGGTGCGAATTCCTGCAGCTGCCAACGCCAACAACAAACATCCAGGAAATCCTGAAAAAGTGCCTTGCAGCCGAGCAGGGCGCAATCGTCAACTGGAACAAGCTGTGCAACCTTACAATAGGAAAGGATCCTGCCACCTACGAAATAGCCAAGGACATTCTAAAAGAAGAGATAGAGCACGAGGCGTGGTTCCTCGAGCTCATCTACGGCAGGCCGTCAGGCCACATGCGCCGAAAATATGCCGGCGAGCGACCGCACACGCACAAGCACTCTAGAGCGCTTTCTCAGCTCTAG
- a CDS encoding MIP/aquaporin family protein, protein MVNPRAWLAEAIGTYALVFFGPLAITIAIAMFGLSMGPDALLIISFAHGAVIGLMVYVFGHVSGTHINPAVTIAMMATRRINVKDGAAYIAFQLIGAVAASATLAAIIPTYASQVNYGVQGGPSEFLNNSAASGFAVEAILTFFLLTTIFMVAVHKKAAAGFAGIAIGGMIFLLHLVGVPLTGASMNPARTFGPALVSGHWDFHWIYWAGPIVGALVAAFIMNYIFVKKAEKEETEAPRAEKAL, encoded by the coding sequence GTGGTAAACCCAAGAGCATGGCTTGCAGAAGCCATTGGAACTTATGCGCTGGTCTTCTTTGGACCGCTTGCAATCACTATAGCGATAGCGATGTTTGGCCTCAGCATGGGCCCTGACGCGCTGTTGATAATATCGTTTGCGCACGGCGCGGTCATCGGCCTGATGGTGTACGTCTTTGGCCACGTGTCAGGCACGCACATCAACCCTGCCGTGACGATAGCGATGATGGCGACGCGCAGGATAAACGTCAAGGACGGAGCCGCCTATATCGCGTTCCAGCTCATTGGCGCAGTCGCCGCGTCTGCGACGCTTGCCGCAATAATCCCGACGTACGCAAGCCAGGTCAACTATGGCGTACAGGGCGGGCCAAGCGAGTTCCTTAACAACAGCGCGGCATCAGGCTTTGCAGTCGAAGCGATACTGACCTTCTTTTTGCTGACGACGATATTCATGGTCGCAGTGCACAAAAAGGCGGCAGCCGGCTTTGCAGGGATTGCAATCGGCGGCATGATATTTCTGCTCCACCTGGTAGGCGTTCCGCTGACAGGCGCAAGCATGAATCCGGCAAGGACCTTTGGGCCGGCATTGGTGTCAGGCCACTGGGACTTTCACTGGATCTACTGGGCGGGACCAATCGTTGGCGCACTGGTTGCAGCCTTTATCATGAACTACATATTCGTGAAAAAGGCAGAAAAAGAAGAAACGGAAGCTCCTAGAGCTGAGAAAGCGCTCTAG
- the fen gene encoding flap endonuclease-1 has protein sequence MGLDLKPLITTVPIKLAELSGKVVAIDAFNTIYQFLSTIRGPTGELLMNGRGEVTSHLSGLFYRNINLLVENIKPVYVFDGKMHALKAQEIERRFKLKQEAVVQYNHALEEGRMEDAVKYGKRTSVLTDSMVEESKTLLTALGIPYVQAPADGEAAAAHLTKTGAAYASASQDYDSILFGAKRLVRNLAASGRRKVPGKSTYIDVEPEMVEHDNVLKETGLTHEQLVDVGILIGTDFNPSGFSGIGPKTAIKLIKENGRLENVDKIKGQLAEVPYQEIRDIFLKPEVPKADGVRFGEVNRERVLDFLCVQKSFSTDRVAGTLDKLQKAQESRSQSLEKWFG, from the coding sequence ATGGGGCTTGACCTAAAGCCGCTCATAACCACGGTGCCTATCAAACTTGCTGAACTGTCAGGCAAGGTAGTGGCCATTGACGCTTTCAACACCATCTATCAATTCCTCTCCACCATCCGCGGGCCCACGGGCGAGCTCCTGATGAACGGCAGAGGAGAGGTGACGAGCCACCTCAGCGGCCTCTTTTATAGAAACATCAACCTGCTTGTAGAGAATATCAAGCCGGTGTACGTCTTTGACGGCAAGATGCACGCGCTCAAGGCGCAAGAGATAGAGCGCAGGTTCAAGCTAAAGCAGGAGGCAGTTGTCCAGTACAACCACGCGCTGGAAGAAGGCAGGATGGAAGACGCCGTGAAATACGGCAAGCGCACGTCCGTCCTGACAGACAGCATGGTCGAAGAATCAAAGACATTGCTGACCGCATTAGGCATACCGTACGTGCAGGCACCTGCCGACGGCGAGGCTGCGGCTGCTCACCTGACAAAGACGGGCGCGGCGTACGCGTCTGCAAGCCAGGATTATGATTCAATATTGTTTGGCGCAAAGAGGCTGGTGCGCAACCTTGCCGCATCAGGCAGGCGCAAGGTGCCGGGCAAGAGCACGTACATCGACGTCGAGCCCGAGATGGTAGAGCACGACAACGTGCTGAAAGAGACGGGCCTGACGCACGAGCAGCTGGTAGACGTTGGCATTCTTATTGGCACCGACTTTAACCCAAGCGGCTTTTCCGGCATCGGTCCCAAGACGGCTATAAAACTGATAAAGGAAAACGGCAGGCTGGAAAACGTCGACAAGATAAAGGGCCAGCTTGCAGAGGTGCCGTACCAGGAAATACGCGACATTTTCCTAAAGCCTGAAGTGCCAAAGGCAGACGGCGTCAGGTTTGGCGAGGTCAACCGCGAAAGGGTGCTTGACTTTCTCTGCGTGCAAAAGAGTTTTTCAACCGACAGGGTCGCCGGCACTCTTGACAAACTGCAAAAGGCGCAGGAAAGCAGGAGCCAGTCGCTTGAAAAGTGGTTTGGTTAG
- a CDS encoding ATP-binding protein — protein MSEDLPVGVSEEEGEFSEHRVVKTADLQQQGLPVSFDSIVGYDDVKRLFQMSLSSDKPVHMLLVGPPASAKTLFMLECMKLERSYFTLGSHSTKSGMIDYLFEKRPRYLIVDEIEHMPMKDQTALLSLMETGIVAETKFQKTRNTQLKTWVFATSNGTERMLTPLLSRFIVLHFKQYSLGSFTEICTHLLAREGIAPDIAATVADAVWNKLKSKDIRDCVKLGRLAKTKEDVDWIAQTMRNYKKQ, from the coding sequence GTGTCTGAGGATCTGCCCGTCGGCGTCAGCGAAGAAGAAGGAGAGTTTTCCGAGCACAGGGTCGTAAAGACAGCGGACTTGCAGCAGCAAGGTTTGCCTGTCTCTTTTGACAGCATCGTAGGCTATGACGACGTCAAGCGCCTGTTCCAGATGTCGCTTTCGTCAGACAAGCCGGTGCACATGCTTCTTGTGGGCCCGCCGGCGTCTGCCAAGACGCTTTTCATGCTAGAGTGCATGAAGCTAGAGCGTTCTTACTTTACGCTTGGGAGCCACAGCACCAAGTCGGGCATGATCGACTATTTGTTTGAGAAAAGGCCGCGCTACCTCATCGTCGACGAGATAGAGCACATGCCCATGAAGGACCAGACCGCGCTCTTGAGCCTGATGGAAACAGGGATTGTGGCGGAGACAAAGTTCCAGAAAACGCGCAACACGCAGCTGAAAACGTGGGTGTTTGCGACAAGCAACGGCACAGAGCGCATGTTAACGCCGCTGCTGTCAAGGTTTATCGTGCTCCATTTCAAGCAATACTCCCTTGGCAGTTTCACTGAAATCTGCACGCACCTGCTTGCCAGAGAGGGCATAGCGCCTGACATTGCAGCCACAGTGGCAGACGCGGTGTGGAACAAGCTAAAGTCAAAGGACATACGCGACTGCGTAAAACTGGGACGCCTTGCCAAGACCAAGGAAGACGTCGACTGGATCGCCCAGACCATGCGCAACTACAAAAAGCAATAA
- a CDS encoding family 14 glycosylhydrolase has product MTLEELRNKAFFQNTIDVWIAYCEEQKRDWYDTDAYRRFIQHLNANGIKMQKFPLCIKESGGMYERGRDKTQFLEELSKMSSDDAAAYTIKLSENVLAAIRSFTTAAA; this is encoded by the coding sequence ATGACACTTGAAGAGCTGCGCAACAAGGCATTTTTCCAGAACACCATAGACGTCTGGATAGCGTACTGCGAAGAGCAAAAGCGCGACTGGTACGACACGGACGCTTACCGCAGGTTCATCCAGCACTTGAATGCCAACGGCATCAAGATGCAAAAGTTCCCCCTGTGCATCAAGGAATCCGGCGGCATGTACGAGCGAGGCAGGGACAAGACGCAGTTTTTGGAAGAATTGTCAAAAATGTCCTCAGACGACGCAGCAGCGTATACCATCAAGCTGAGCGAAAACGTGCTTGCGGCAATCCGCTCGTTTACGACAGCAGCGGCCTGA
- a CDS encoding C2H2-type zinc finger protein — protein sequence MKQNPSTYIKTFKCKVCSAELASEQRLENHKKVHSRGKKKIYAYGDPYLTWLAYQEIQSGFR from the coding sequence ATCAAACAAAATCCTAGTACATACATCAAGACATTCAAGTGCAAGGTTTGCAGCGCAGAACTTGCCAGCGAGCAGCGCCTTGAAAACCACAAAAAGGTCCACAGCCGTGGCAAAAAGAAAATCTATGCGTACGGCGACCCGTACCTGACGTGGCTTGCGTACCAGGAAATCCAGTCAGGCTTTAGGTGA
- a CDS encoding Mov34/MPN/PAD-1 family protein produces MFKKAEQEKKEEKIVLLTRQAADGIITFSKTYHPNEAILILQGKKKGNEITINGLVIPPFSSNGPFYSGFSLYDLPFDDSYIGTAHSHPGPSNRPSLEDLNHFFGYVSVIIHFPYEYGTIAAYERTGKKMEIKIVD; encoded by the coding sequence ATGTTCAAAAAGGCCGAGCAAGAGAAGAAGGAGGAAAAAATAGTCCTGCTCACGCGCCAGGCCGCAGACGGCATCATCACGTTTTCCAAGACGTACCATCCAAACGAGGCGATACTCATCCTGCAGGGAAAAAAGAAGGGAAACGAGATAACGATAAACGGCCTAGTCATCCCGCCGTTTTCGTCAAACGGCCCGTTCTACTCTGGTTTTTCGCTGTACGACCTGCCGTTTGACGACTCGTACATTGGCACGGCGCACTCGCACCCCGGCCCGTCAAACAGGCCGTCGCTTGAGGACCTGAACCACTTTTTCGGCTATGTGTCAGTCATCATACACTTTCCGTACGAGTACGGTACCATAGCAGCGTACGAAAGGACCGGCAAAAAGATGGAAATCAAGATCGTCGATTAG
- a CDS encoding PqqD family protein, with product MVGNDQDGTPLLINGRGEAYRVNDTAVSLWNMCNGITFEDLYLEVLRISSGDEDDVRKSLEKMVKQFHKISVVEMKETGIPPSADRRPGMQT from the coding sequence ATGGTTGGCAACGACCAAGACGGGACTCCGCTTTTGATAAACGGCCGGGGCGAGGCCTACCGCGTAAACGACACTGCTGTTTCCTTGTGGAACATGTGCAACGGCATCACTTTTGAGGACCTTTACCTCGAAGTCCTCCGCATTTCTTCCGGCGACGAAGATGACGTGCGCAAGTCTCTGGAAAAGATGGTCAAGCAGTTCCACAAGATATCCGTGGTCGAGATGAAGGAAACGGGGATACCACCTAGCGCTGACCGCAGACCTGGAATGCAAACATAA